The following is a genomic window from Tachysurus fulvidraco isolate hzauxx_2018 chromosome 24, HZAU_PFXX_2.0, whole genome shotgun sequence.
CAATTATTATTCACACTGCCAAGAGACCAACAGGAAGTGTGGAAACTAAAAGAATAATCATcactattcattatttaattgctaaaattaaacacaaaactcaagaaagacaaacacaatCCAGTGTAAACAAGCAAAGGCTCATTCGGTTGATCTTTCCCAGAGGGAAGATTTAAGCCTTGACAATTTTAGCAAAACTGTTTCTTGGTGATTTCCACACTGGAGATGTCGATATCCTTCACCACCTGGACTTTCGTGATGGTCTTCAGGTCGTGGACACGATGCTTAAACTGCATGATTTTTGTGTCATCGATGTAAACATAAAAGTTGTCTTCGTCTGAGTCGATTTCGATCTGTTGACAGGAAAATGTAGAAAGAACAACTGCAGTCAGTTTCTGTAAGGACCTTATACGTATACATGTGGTATGAGGATCGTACTGGTTTATTCCTTCACCTGAAAAGGTTCGTTGGTTTCAAACAGGAAGTTGGTGCATCTCTGTTCCTGCCCCCATTGGTTTGCGAGGAAGGAGTTACACACTATGTCCGATTCTTTAAAGCGGGGGTTGAAATGAAAGGCTATTCTGTCATCCTGATCACAGAGGAAATTGATCTCAAACCTTGGTGAATCAGAAAGACACATTAGTGACGGTGTAGGATAATGTGGGAGTCAGAGGCAATTGGGTCAGGAGCAACCAGTTTGATTGGAACTGTTCAACTGTGTCAGTTTAGATATACCACCAATAATAAACCACCAGATGTGCTTCCCTGGTCCCCATTTCTTATCTGCTTATTGACAATTTAGCATGGAAGAAACAACCAACGATCTTGaattccacctttttttttggctaatCCTGAGCTATGAAGATACAGCATAAGGACCGTTCTCAGATGAAAGCTATTCGTCCAACACTTAATAATTAAGTCACATGTTCGTGACTCAGTCAAATGCATGATTAGCATGTTTGCTTGGCACCCCAGAGGTCGGAGGTTTGATTTCCATCTCCACTCTGCGTTCTTCTCCCAGTCCTAAGACATGTagtctgattggcatctctaaattgtcgtGTGTGAACAGcatgtgattttgtgtgtgtgtgtgt
Proteins encoded in this region:
- the grifin gene encoding grifin, giving the protein MALRFEASCPDGLCPGWSVVVKGQPSSAADKFEINFLCDQDDRIAFHFNPRFKESDIVCNSFLANQWGQEQRCTNFLFETNEPFQIEIDSDEDNFYVYIDDTKIMQFKHRVHDLKTITKVQVVKDIDISSVEITKKQFC